A DNA window from Anaerocolumna sp. AGMB13020 contains the following coding sequences:
- a CDS encoding methyl-accepting chemotaxis protein — MSIKAKLIGGFSLILFLFALSGIVTYLGLGTIYKNSNDVRTMSVPSMKNMGWMNGAISDVPRLIEQIILETDESRLKDIKTELDQLLVQIDEHTELYETSLVSNEEDRQILQEFKDNWSTFMEYEPEIVQLGLSNENEKAWGEFQDVYSNWTAANNSTLALINYNSDYADNSSNQTYQAVNRTLTYVVILFSVTFVLGIIIIIYLCISILGSINLLKKGLIAAEENNDLTYVFPVKGKDEVAFMSIALNKFLSSIKNSFLEVVSESKNVENAVISVNKSVLELSSSTEEISAATEEVSAGMEETAATAEEVNAFSSDMESAIESMAAKAQNGAEMANRNSKKAVEIKNDLLKSQNLAKEIYAGSKEKLEIALQQSKAVDQIGILSNAILQISSQTNLLALNAAIEAARAGESGKGFAVVADEIRKLAEDSQKTVTEIQKVTAEVVASVNGLSDNSRNIMEYIDTRVMHDYQSFNDISEQYQSDASEMDELVTDFSATAEELSATVDGIVKAMGDVAKTVNEGATGTEDISQKIINIAAQTDEVKGQMLRSSNSAEKLKNAVGRFKV, encoded by the coding sequence ATGAGCATTAAGGCGAAGCTAATTGGTGGATTTTCTTTGATTTTATTTTTGTTTGCACTCTCAGGTATTGTTACATATTTAGGGCTGGGCACCATCTACAAGAATTCTAATGATGTCCGCACCATGTCGGTACCCAGCATGAAGAATATGGGATGGATGAATGGTGCCATATCCGATGTGCCAAGATTGATTGAACAGATAATACTTGAAACAGATGAAAGCAGATTAAAAGATATTAAAACAGAATTAGATCAACTGCTTGTACAGATAGATGAACATACCGAGCTATATGAAACCTCTCTCGTAAGCAATGAGGAAGATCGACAGATACTGCAGGAATTTAAGGATAACTGGAGCACTTTTATGGAGTACGAACCTGAAATCGTCCAGCTTGGCTTGTCCAATGAAAATGAAAAAGCCTGGGGGGAATTCCAGGATGTTTATTCAAACTGGACTGCAGCGAATAATTCGACCCTTGCCCTGATCAATTATAATTCTGATTATGCAGATAATTCAAGCAATCAAACATATCAAGCGGTTAACAGAACCCTTACTTATGTAGTGATTTTATTTAGTGTAACCTTTGTTTTAGGCATAATAATAATTATTTATTTGTGTATCAGCATACTGGGCTCTATTAACTTGCTAAAAAAAGGATTGATTGCTGCCGAGGAAAATAATGATCTGACCTACGTATTCCCTGTGAAAGGGAAGGATGAAGTTGCTTTTATGTCCATCGCCCTTAACAAATTTCTAAGCAGTATCAAGAATTCTTTTCTTGAAGTCGTATCTGAATCTAAGAATGTGGAAAATGCAGTGATTTCTGTAAATAAAAGTGTATTGGAATTAAGTAGCAGTACAGAAGAAATTTCTGCAGCTACAGAAGAGGTATCGGCAGGAATGGAGGAAACTGCTGCTACGGCAGAAGAAGTAAACGCTTTCTCTTCTGATATGGAATCTGCGATTGAATCCATGGCAGCTAAAGCGCAAAATGGTGCCGAAATGGCTAATAGAAACAGCAAAAAGGCTGTTGAGATAAAAAATGACTTATTAAAATCACAAAATCTTGCAAAAGAAATATATGCCGGTTCAAAAGAGAAGCTGGAAATCGCGTTGCAGCAATCCAAGGCTGTAGACCAGATTGGAATTTTATCAAACGCAATCTTACAGATATCCTCTCAAACAAATCTACTTGCTCTCAATGCAGCAATTGAAGCTGCCAGAGCGGGTGAATCCGGAAAAGGCTTTGCTGTGGTAGCGGATGAAATCCGAAAGCTGGCAGAGGATTCCCAAAAAACAGTAACAGAAATACAAAAGGTAACTGCAGAAGTGGTCGCTTCTGTTAATGGTTTATCGGATAATTCAAGGAATATCATGGAGTACATAGATACCAGAGTAATGCACGATTATCAGTCCTTTAATGATATCAGTGAACAATACCAGAGTGATGCGTCTGAAATGGATGAACTTGTCACAGATTTCAGTGCTACCGCCGAAGAACTGTCGGCTACTGTAGACGGTATTGTAAAAGCTATGGGGGATGTAGCTAAGACTGTTAATGAGGGAGCTACAGGAACAGAGGATATTTCTCAGAAGATTATAAATATAGCAGCCCAGACAGATGAAGTAAAGGGGCAGATGCTGCGAAGCAGTAATAGTGCTGAAAAACTGAAGAATGCTGTTGGCCGTTTTAAGGTTTAA
- a CDS encoding ABC transporter ATP-binding protein — MNKSKSSYSLFSNYRFMLSGMWNYDKSLIGYGIAEVIFGVLMPLGAVVVPSVVIGLLEDKAGIDVFIRNIIILFILYGVVAAIQAFLTSRNRNQYIDIRMMLFSHRLFNKCMGMDYQLYENESVREEKEKALRGTYTNQQGIEGIMHHNVKLLTNLLGMIAYAAIIGVINPVILLLLVVISLVQMLVYNRAKIYEHSKKDELSKLNVTQKYLQEQAFDLKAGKDIRLYQLNRLIDRVYDKTNRSLRNIKTKIQGAYYANDVVEVILKFVRDAVCYGYLIYLLMNGLKVSYFVLYIGIVGGLATWVMKITEEVSKISRDLLMISDFREFIDIKDEFRHKGGKEITEEDTAFDIVFDHVSYRYKGASDYVLKDVSFHMKKGDTFALVGINGAGKTTLVKLMCGFYQPTEGRILINGVDMNELNIEGYFRKIAVVFQDSNPLSFTIGENISGEETKYINKEKLNKALELSGLKPKIDKLEKGTDTYLNKDMDDSGIQLSGGELQKLMLAKALYKEARLLLLDEPTAALDAIAESELYEKYQALLKGKTSLFISHRLASTRFCNHILFLENGRIAEEGNHDILMEQKGKYAEMFNVQSQYYKEEEYETEENLS; from the coding sequence TCTGTAGTAATCGGACTACTGGAAGACAAGGCAGGTATTGATGTATTTATAAGAAACATAATAATATTATTTATCCTCTATGGAGTTGTTGCAGCCATACAGGCGTTTTTGACTTCCAGAAACAGAAATCAATACATTGACATCAGAATGATGTTATTTTCACACAGGCTGTTCAATAAATGTATGGGTATGGATTATCAGCTGTATGAAAACGAAAGTGTCAGAGAAGAAAAGGAAAAGGCTCTCAGGGGTACTTATACAAATCAACAGGGCATCGAGGGCATTATGCATCATAATGTGAAACTTCTTACGAACCTTTTGGGTATGATAGCTTATGCTGCAATCATTGGAGTAATCAATCCGGTAATACTGCTCCTTCTGGTGGTAATATCACTGGTTCAGATGTTGGTATATAACAGAGCCAAAATCTATGAGCACAGTAAAAAAGATGAATTGTCGAAATTAAATGTTACACAGAAATATCTGCAGGAACAGGCCTTTGACCTAAAGGCAGGGAAGGATATCCGTCTGTATCAGTTAAACCGGCTTATAGACAGGGTATATGACAAGACAAACCGCAGTCTGAGAAATATCAAAACGAAGATACAGGGAGCTTATTATGCCAATGATGTAGTAGAAGTAATCCTTAAGTTTGTCAGAGATGCTGTCTGTTACGGATACCTGATATATCTGTTGATGAACGGGCTGAAAGTATCCTATTTTGTGTTATACATCGGAATTGTAGGAGGCCTTGCTACCTGGGTCATGAAGATTACCGAGGAGGTATCAAAGATAAGCAGAGATTTACTGATGATATCAGATTTCAGGGAATTTATTGACATAAAAGATGAGTTCCGGCACAAAGGCGGAAAAGAAATTACGGAGGAAGATACCGCTTTTGATATTGTTTTTGACCACGTATCCTACCGTTATAAAGGTGCTTCTGATTATGTTCTGAAAGATGTAAGTTTTCATATGAAAAAAGGAGATACCTTTGCACTGGTTGGTATCAATGGTGCTGGTAAGACTACTCTTGTTAAGTTGATGTGCGGCTTCTACCAGCCGACGGAAGGAAGGATACTCATCAATGGAGTCGATATGAATGAGCTGAATATCGAGGGCTATTTCAGAAAGATAGCAGTTGTGTTCCAGGACTCTAACCCATTGTCCTTTACCATAGGGGAAAATATCAGCGGAGAAGAAACGAAGTATATTAATAAGGAAAAGCTTAATAAAGCACTGGAGTTATCAGGCTTAAAGCCCAAAATAGACAAGCTGGAGAAAGGTACGGATACCTATCTGAATAAAGATATGGATGACAGCGGTATACAGCTGTCCGGTGGTGAATTACAGAAGCTGATGCTTGCAAAGGCTTTATACAAAGAAGCCAGGCTTCTCCTGCTGGACGAGCCGACGGCTGCACTGGATGCAATTGCAGAGAGTGAACTCTATGAGAAATATCAGGCACTGCTGAAAGGAAAGACCTCTCTGTTTATCTCCCACAGGCTGGCATCCACCAGGTTCTGCAATCATATTTTATTTCTGGAGAACGGACGTATTGCAGAAGAAGGCAACCATGATATCCTAATGGAGCAAAAAGGAAAGTACGCGGAAATGTTTAATGTACAGAGCCAGTACTATAAGGAGGAAGAATATGAAACTGAAGAAAATCTGTCATGA
- a CDS encoding CD3324 family protein yields MKYIKAQEVLPEEIIEIIQQYVSGDYLYIPCKEGDKKSWGEKSGSKKMLKTRNREIYQKYLTGRSVEELSEEFFLSEQSIRRILCEEKRRAQV; encoded by the coding sequence ATGAAATATATTAAAGCCCAGGAAGTGCTGCCTGAGGAAATCATTGAAATAATACAACAATATGTCAGTGGAGACTATCTATATATACCCTGTAAAGAAGGAGATAAAAAATCCTGGGGTGAAAAGAGCGGTTCTAAAAAAATGCTTAAGACGAGAAACAGAGAAATATATCAAAAGTACCTGACAGGACGGTCAGTGGAAGAATTATCAGAGGAATTCTTTCTTTCCGAACAAAGCATCCGGCGAATCTTATGCGAAGAGAAGAGGCGTGCTCAAGTTTGA
- a CDS encoding ABC transporter ATP-binding protein, translated as MKLKKICHDFYSFLKLIQTDHPNILWIMILGALTGAVQPFVHLVFYGRVLNKVFEGKYKESITDIAILLISTLVLNLINKACRQSVTVLKETCADTIFLKTADKAYTMEYEVFERTETMDAIRRVQTGESSTGGIDEQIQSMYNLIEKGFAILLSFAFVISLFAQVDSSSRNFFNSPWSSVLLVVIFGIVMFISLKLSGKSYKKYYEMGKKNEHFNSLANYMVAIMNNYQYGKDIRIYSMQELVGHYFGKIMTSVNGFYLRWGITDGKYTGVIVFLTQLTSAMVYIVVGGKAIYGIISIGAVFMYAGAILELTSSISTEIIEFNNFKYRAEYLNSYTEFINRPNVNYTGTLPVEKRSDGDYEFSLENVSFQYPGTADKILDNINLKFNVGEKFAIVGRNGAGKTTLIKLLCRLYDPTEGRILLNGIDIKYYDYAEYTKIFSVVFQDFKLLALPLGENLSSGSEIEEERMWQVLEKSGMKKRVELMPDRLNTRLYKSNGVGVEISGGEAQKLAIARALYKDGPFVILDEPTAALDPLSEAEIYENFNNMINGKTAIYISHRMSSCKFCNDIIVLDGGKVAERGNHEKLLKLEGIYASLYNAQAQYYA; from the coding sequence ATGAAACTGAAGAAAATCTGTCATGATTTTTACAGCTTTTTAAAGCTGATTCAGACCGATCACCCAAATATCCTCTGGATAATGATACTCGGAGCTTTAACCGGAGCAGTTCAGCCTTTTGTACATCTGGTTTTCTATGGAAGAGTTCTGAACAAAGTATTTGAAGGGAAATATAAAGAGAGTATTACGGATATTGCAATCTTGTTGATTTCAACTTTAGTATTAAATCTTATCAACAAAGCCTGCAGACAGTCTGTTACGGTATTGAAGGAAACCTGTGCAGATACCATTTTCCTAAAGACTGCGGATAAGGCCTATACCATGGAATATGAAGTCTTTGAACGAACAGAGACCATGGATGCTATCAGACGGGTTCAGACTGGAGAGAGCAGTACCGGCGGTATCGACGAACAGATTCAAAGTATGTACAATCTGATTGAGAAAGGATTTGCTATCCTTTTATCCTTTGCATTTGTAATATCCTTGTTTGCCCAGGTGGATTCAAGCAGCAGGAACTTCTTTAACTCTCCCTGGTCCTCTGTACTGCTGGTAGTTATATTTGGTATTGTAATGTTCATATCCCTCAAATTATCCGGTAAATCCTATAAAAAGTATTATGAGATGGGAAAGAAAAATGAACATTTCAATTCTCTGGCAAACTATATGGTTGCAATCATGAACAATTATCAGTATGGAAAGGATATTCGTATCTACAGCATGCAGGAGCTGGTGGGACACTATTTCGGAAAGATCATGACCAGCGTAAACGGCTTTTACCTGAGATGGGGTATTACCGATGGAAAGTATACGGGAGTTATCGTGTTTCTTACCCAGCTGACCTCGGCTATGGTGTATATCGTAGTGGGAGGAAAAGCAATCTATGGAATAATCAGTATTGGTGCAGTCTTTATGTATGCAGGAGCCATACTTGAGCTTACCAGTTCTATCAGCACCGAAATAATTGAATTTAATAATTTCAAATACAGGGCTGAGTATTTAAACAGCTATACGGAATTTATCAACAGGCCCAATGTCAATTATACGGGAACCTTACCGGTTGAAAAGCGTTCTGACGGAGATTATGAATTCAGCCTTGAAAATGTCAGCTTTCAGTACCCTGGTACAGCAGATAAGATATTGGATAATATAAATCTTAAATTTAATGTAGGAGAAAAATTTGCTATTGTCGGAAGAAATGGAGCAGGGAAGACAACCTTGATCAAATTGCTGTGCAGACTCTATGATCCGACAGAGGGAAGAATACTCTTAAATGGGATTGATATAAAATACTATGATTATGCAGAGTACACAAAGATATTTTCCGTTGTCTTTCAGGATTTTAAACTGCTGGCCTTACCTTTAGGAGAGAACCTCTCCTCCGGAAGTGAAATAGAGGAAGAGAGAATGTGGCAGGTATTAGAGAAGTCAGGTATGAAGAAAAGAGTGGAACTTATGCCGGACAGACTAAATACCAGATTGTATAAGAGCAATGGTGTGGGAGTTGAAATATCAGGCGGAGAGGCACAGAAGCTGGCAATCGCAAGAGCACTTTATAAGGATGGACCGTTTGTAATACTGGATGAACCTACAGCAGCCCTTGATCCATTGTCAGAGGCTGAGATTTATGAAAATTTCAACAATATGATAAACGGAAAGACAGCAATCTATATCTCTCATAGAATGAGCAGCTGTAAGTTCTGCAATGATATCATTGTTCTTGACGGCGGGAAGGTCGCCGAAAGAGGAAACCATGAAAAATTGTTAAAGTTGGAAGGTATCTATGCTTCTCTTTACAATGCACAGGCGCAGTACTACGCCTGA